The following proteins are encoded in a genomic region of Necator americanus strain Aroian chromosome II, whole genome shotgun sequence:
- a CDS encoding hypothetical protein (NECATOR_CHRII.G7424.T1) gives MRDTDSVSLVTNSLKKSPKMTYTKKKRLLYCWWDHWGMFHFEFHFAGFAVDAVLHTIQLEKLGDTTRHERTKRGNNCELQYNATPYKVDPPENCRIRTAI, from the coding sequence ATGCGCGACACCGATAGTGTCTCCCTTGTGACGAATAGCCTTAAAAAGAGCCCAAAGATGACctacaccaaaaaaaaaagattgcttTATTGTTGGTGGGATCATTGGGGAATGTTTCACTTCGAATTCCATTTTGCTGGATTCGCAGTGGATGCTGTTCTGCACACCATTCAACTCGAGAAATTAGGTGATACTACTCGTCATGAACGCACGAAACGAGGCAATAATTGTGAACTTCAATACAACGCTACGCCTTACAAAGTTGATCCGCCAGAAAACTGCCGAATTCGAACGGCTATCTAG
- a CDS encoding hypothetical protein (NECATOR_CHRII.G7425.T1), which yields MLNELNEAGKRIGLRINRKKAQFMKNASCEDGGVQLEGSQIVETSSYVYLGRSMNVENDFKEELNRRMRAAWAAVREATDQLTDQDLRAHLFDSTVLSALCYAAETCAPLPCLGSYLLPTEPFRDVF from the coding sequence atgctcaacgaattgaacgaagcagggaagagaataggactacgaataaacagaaagaaggcacagttcatgaagaacgcctcctgcgaggacggaggagtacaacttgaaggctcccaaatagtggaaacttcgtcatacgtatacctcggacgttccaTGAACGTGGAAAACGACTttaaggaagaactgaatagaagaatgagagcagcatgggcagccgtcagggaagctacggaccaactgacagACCAAGaccttcgtgcccatctgttcgactcgaccgTTCtttcagcgctctgttacgcagcggagacgtgtgCACCGCTGCCatgtctaggaagctacttactacccacagagcccttcagagatgtcttctga
- a CDS encoding hypothetical protein (NECATOR_CHRII.G7426.T1), translated as MKEDHRRWTWESPNGATRAEIDHILTNRRWCLLDFSVVPSSCSGSDHRLLRAKIRLSHTMEKNICYRQRGSKEVVYDDCVLEYSLFQGDWHIEEDPNVDYEVLLRGLRACAERASKPRTTNLDRISKTTKELLERRRALRLDPNASHIERLVANTSCREALQEDLLKYRQKKILEAAQRRTSPKKCRRDLREYNIPLATLLSEDGTRTSSRREMEVITERFYQNLYRLSTPVSSPIIPTGEAPPRILPSEVRVAVKSMKPGTARGPDFISAGFLRAGGHPLHVILAAHMTSFLQKERIPDQWKTSRTVPIHKKGDRQDLRNYRPLAERVIQSIHQDHPHAHI; from the coding sequence atgaaagaagatcatcgtcggtggacatgggaatcgcccaatggcgcgactcgtgcggagatcgaccacatactcaccaaccggaggtggtgtctacttgacttctcagtagtaccatcctcttgtagtggttctgatcaccgtctccttcgtgcgaaaatacgacttagccacacgatggaaaagaacatctgctatcgacAACGAGGGAGTAAAGAAGtagtctacgacgattgcgtactcgagtaCTCCTTGttccaaggtgactggcacatcgaggaggacccaaacgtggactacgaggtGCTGCtaagaggattacgagcctgtgctgagcgtgcctcgaagccgcgcacgacaaacttggatcgaatttcgaagaccactaaggaattgttggaaagaagaagggccttgaggcttgatccgaatgcatcgcacattgagcggttagtagcaaacactagctgcagagaagcgttgcaggaggatcttttgaagtataggcagaagaagattctggaagcagcacaaagaagaacgagtccaaagaagtgccgcagggatctccgcgaatataatattccgctagcaaccttgctgagcgaagacgggactcgcacgtcttctcgtcgtgagatggaggtcattacggagaggttctaccaGAACCTTTACCGTttatcaactcctgtgtcaagcccgatcatccccactggtgaagctccaccacggattctcccttcggaagtacgagtcgctgtcaagagcatgaaacctggcacagcccgcGGACCTGATTTCATATCAGCAggctttcttcgggctggtggccatccgcttcatgtaatcttagcagcgcacatgacatccttccttcagaaagaaaggatcccagaccaatggaagacctcgcgaaccgttcctatccataagaaaggtgaccgacaggaccttcggaactaccgtccgctTGCTGAGCgcgttatacaaagtattcaccaagatcatcctcacgcgcatatctag
- a CDS encoding hypothetical protein (NECATOR_CHRII.G7427.T2), with protein MSELDQLRQEAEQLKSQIREARKAANDTTLASVASNLEPIGRIQMRTRRTLRGHLAKIYAMHWASDSRNLVSASQDGKLIVWDSYTTNKVHAIPLRSSWVMTCAYAPSGSFVACGGLDNICSIYSLKTREGNVRVSRELPGHTGYLSCCRFLDDNQIVTSSGDMTCALWDIETGQQCTAFTGHTGDVMSLSLAPDMRTFISGACDASAKLWDIRDGMCKQTFPGHESDINAVAFFPSGYAFATGSDDATCRLFDIRADQELAMYSHDNIICGITSVAFSKSGRLLFAGYDDFNCNVWDSMRQERAGVLAGHDNRVSCLGVTEDGMAVAQDVIDSGPRRHTHDSPWRLSQTVYLQYNARTVSTDADLHALLGVAERIKFHVIALQETKCRRSDVRQMNDGTLVIRGEKILSPRLAILRLHSLRQKSISIINCCSPTSAVDDSELDAFYEELEEVVRNEKSFYKFVVGNFNAKLGKATEEEYRIGRFGLADRNENGIRLA; from the exons ATGAGCGAACTCGATCAACTACGTCAGGAAGCTGAGCAACTTAAAAGCCAGATAAGG GAAGCACGAAAAGCAGCCAATGATACGACATTGGCCAGCGTCGCGTCCAATCTGGAGCCGATTGGGCGAATTCAGATGAGGACTCGGCGGACCCTTCGCGGACATTTAGCTAAG ATTTATGCTATGCACTGGGCTTCTGATAGCAGAAATCTTGTGTCAGCCTCCCAGGATGGGAAACTTATTGTTTGGGATTCATATACTACAAATAAG GTCCATGCGATTCCTCTTCGTTCGTCCTGGGTTATGACATGTGCCTATGCTCCTTCTGGTAGTTTTGTAGCATGTGGAG gaTTGGACAACATTTGCTCTATTTATTCACTCAAAACTAGGGAGGGAAATGTACGAGTCTCGCGCGAACTGCCTGGCCATACGGGATATCTGTCGTGCTGCCGGTTCCTGGATGATAACCAAATTGTCACATCTTCTGGAGATATGACTTG TGCACTTTGGGATATCGAAACTGGACAACAGTGCACAGCTTTCACTGGTCACACTGGAGATGTTATGTCGTTGAGTCTCGCCCCGGATATGCGCACCTTCATTTCTGGTGCTTGCGACGCTAGTGCTAAG TTGTGGGATATAAGAGACGGTATGTGCAAACAAACATTCCCAGGTCACGAGTCGGACATCAATGCTGTTGCT TTCTTTCCTTCTGGTTATGCCTTCGCCACTGGATCTGATGACGCCACTTGTCGTCTGTTTGATATTCGTGCCGATCAAGAATTGGCCATGTATTCTCATGATAACATCATTTGCG GTATCACAAGCGTGGCATTCTCGAAATCTGGGCGACTTTTATTCGCGGGCTACGACGATTTTAATTGTAATGTCTGGGATTCAATGAGACAAGAAAGAGCAG GTGTATTGGCTGGCCATGATAATCGAGTATCATGTCTTGGAGTGACAGAAGACGGAATGGCG gttgctcaggatgtcattgattctggaccaaggcgacacacgcacgactcgccatggagactgtctcagactgtgtacttacaatacaacgcgagaacagtgtccacagacgctgacctgcatgcccttctcggagttgcagagcgtatcaaatttcacgtgattgctctgcaggagaccaaatgcagaaggagcgacgtacggcagatgaatgacggtacactcgtcattcgtggagagaag atcctgtcacctcgtctggccattcttcgcctccactctctgcgccaaaaatccatcagtattaTCAACTGCtgttcaccaacatcagcagttgatgattccgaattggacgcgttttacgaggagctggaggaagtagtccgcaacgagaagtccttttacaaattcgttgtcggaaacttcaacgcaaaactaggaaaggccacagaagaggaatacaggattggaagatttggactagcggaccggaatgaaaatggcattCGTCTCGCCTga
- a CDS encoding hypothetical protein (NECATOR_CHRII.G7427.T1): MSELDQLRQEAEQLKSQIREARKAANDTTLASVASNLEPIGRIQMRTRRTLRGHLAKIYAMHWASDSRNLVSASQDGKLIVWDSYTTNKVHAIPLRSSWVMTCAYAPSGSFVACGGLDNICSIYSLKTREGNVRVSRELPGHTGYLSCCRFLDDNQIVTSSGDMTCALWDIETGQQCTAFTGHTGDVMSLSLAPDMRTFISGACDASAKLWDIRDGMCKQTFPGHESDINAVAFFPSGYAFATGSDDATCRLFDIRADQELAMYSHDNIICGITSVAFSKSGRLLFAGYDDFNCNVWDSMRQERAGVLAGHDNRVSCLGVTEDGMAVCTGSWDSFLKIWN; the protein is encoded by the exons ATGAGCGAACTCGATCAACTACGTCAGGAAGCTGAGCAACTTAAAAGCCAGATAAGG GAAGCACGAAAAGCAGCCAATGATACGACATTGGCCAGCGTCGCGTCCAATCTGGAGCCGATTGGGCGAATTCAGATGAGGACTCGGCGGACCCTTCGCGGACATTTAGCTAAG ATTTATGCTATGCACTGGGCTTCTGATAGCAGAAATCTTGTGTCAGCCTCCCAGGATGGGAAACTTATTGTTTGGGATTCATATACTACAAATAAG GTCCATGCGATTCCTCTTCGTTCGTCCTGGGTTATGACATGTGCCTATGCTCCTTCTGGTAGTTTTGTAGCATGTGGAG gaTTGGACAACATTTGCTCTATTTATTCACTCAAAACTAGGGAGGGAAATGTACGAGTCTCGCGCGAACTGCCTGGCCATACGGGATATCTGTCGTGCTGCCGGTTCCTGGATGATAACCAAATTGTCACATCTTCTGGAGATATGACTTG TGCACTTTGGGATATCGAAACTGGACAACAGTGCACAGCTTTCACTGGTCACACTGGAGATGTTATGTCGTTGAGTCTCGCCCCGGATATGCGCACCTTCATTTCTGGTGCTTGCGACGCTAGTGCTAAG TTGTGGGATATAAGAGACGGTATGTGCAAACAAACATTCCCAGGTCACGAGTCGGACATCAATGCTGTTGCT TTCTTTCCTTCTGGTTATGCCTTCGCCACTGGATCTGATGACGCCACTTGTCGTCTGTTTGATATTCGTGCCGATCAAGAATTGGCCATGTATTCTCATGATAACATCATTTGCG GTATCACAAGCGTGGCATTCTCGAAATCTGGGCGACTTTTATTCGCGGGCTACGACGATTTTAATTGTAATGTCTGGGATTCAATGAGACAAGAAAGAGCAG GTGTATTGGCTGGCCATGATAATCGAGTATCATGTCTTGGAGTGACAGAAGACGGAATGGCGGTATGCACCGGCTCATGGGATAGTTTCTTGAAGATTTGGAACTAA